Proteins encoded within one genomic window of Microbacterium sp. zg-B185:
- a CDS encoding DUF4012 domain-containing protein translates to MTASPTPRLPRAARLAVPIALGVLLVAAVIMMGWVGVRGALAYGHLTDAQGTARAITAQAGDPTAAAAQIPVLAEDTAAAHALTSDPVWRVAEGLPWLGPQLRAVSTVAASVDDVAQNALTPLTEVAGTFSVDALRPAGGAVDLSSFVAIQDAAQTANDGLTRAAASVEEIDRTPLVAPLREAVDEVADLFARTRVATDAVTRAATLLPPMLGADGPRDYLVVFQNNAEWRSLGGIVGAMAMVHTDGGAMSLAAQGSSGDFPRYPETVLPLGDEVTAIYGALPGRFIQNVTQVPEFSITAQLAREMWAREFGTQVDGVISLDPVALSYLLTATGPVTLPTGDVLTADNAVPLLLNEVYQRYPRPADQDAFFAAAAASVFDALAHGSADPAALVGALAQAGDERRLLLWSAHEEEQRLIGDTTLAGGLPTSDREASRFGMFLNDGTGSKMDYYVTADTQLAWDSCTIAGGDLATGEATLAVTVTNNAPADAATSLPAYITGGGGFGVPPGIARTIGYLYLPTGFDLIESTITGDGGFGGGFHDGRRVLRFAVDLAPGQTATATATVRSAEPGAPVLELISTPRVQAQGADVAARCGDA, encoded by the coding sequence GTGACCGCCTCCCCCACACCCCGCCTCCCGCGCGCCGCTCGCCTGGCGGTGCCGATCGCGCTCGGCGTGCTGCTGGTGGCAGCGGTGATCATGATGGGCTGGGTCGGCGTGCGGGGCGCACTGGCATACGGCCACCTCACCGACGCGCAGGGCACCGCCCGCGCGATCACCGCGCAGGCCGGTGACCCCACCGCCGCCGCCGCGCAGATCCCGGTGCTGGCCGAGGACACCGCGGCCGCGCATGCGCTCACCTCCGACCCGGTGTGGCGGGTCGCCGAAGGGCTGCCGTGGCTCGGACCGCAGCTGCGCGCGGTCTCGACTGTTGCGGCATCCGTCGACGACGTCGCCCAGAACGCCCTGACCCCCCTCACCGAGGTCGCCGGCACGTTCTCGGTCGACGCGCTCCGCCCCGCCGGCGGCGCCGTGGACCTGTCCAGTTTCGTGGCGATCCAGGATGCCGCGCAGACGGCGAACGACGGGCTCACGCGCGCCGCGGCATCCGTCGAGGAGATCGACCGCACACCGCTCGTCGCACCGCTGCGCGAGGCCGTCGACGAGGTCGCGGATCTGTTCGCCCGGACCCGTGTCGCCACCGACGCGGTCACCCGCGCTGCGACCCTCCTGCCGCCGATGCTGGGCGCGGACGGACCGCGCGACTACCTCGTGGTGTTCCAGAACAACGCGGAATGGCGCTCGCTCGGCGGAATCGTCGGGGCGATGGCGATGGTGCACACCGACGGCGGTGCCATGAGCCTGGCCGCGCAAGGCTCATCCGGCGACTTCCCCCGCTACCCCGAAACCGTCCTGCCCCTGGGTGATGAGGTGACCGCGATCTACGGCGCGCTGCCCGGACGGTTCATCCAGAACGTCACCCAGGTGCCGGAGTTCTCGATCACCGCGCAGCTTGCGCGCGAGATGTGGGCGCGCGAGTTCGGCACTCAGGTCGACGGGGTGATCTCGCTCGACCCGGTCGCGCTGTCCTACCTGCTGACCGCCACCGGGCCGGTGACACTGCCCACCGGCGATGTGCTCACCGCGGACAACGCGGTGCCGCTGCTGCTGAACGAGGTCTACCAGCGCTACCCGCGCCCCGCCGACCAGGACGCGTTCTTCGCGGCCGCCGCGGCGAGCGTCTTCGACGCGCTCGCCCACGGCAGTGCCGACCCGGCGGCGCTCGTCGGTGCGCTGGCGCAGGCCGGCGACGAGCGGCGGCTGCTGCTGTGGAGCGCGCACGAGGAGGAGCAGCGACTGATCGGCGACACCACCCTCGCCGGCGGCCTGCCCACCAGCGACCGTGAGGCCAGCCGCTTCGGCATGTTCCTCAACGACGGCACCGGCTCGAAGATGGACTACTACGTCACGGCCGACACGCAGCTGGCGTGGGACTCGTGCACCATCGCCGGCGGTGATCTCGCCACCGGCGAGGCCACCCTGGCTGTCACCGTCACCAACAACGCGCCCGCGGATGCCGCCACCTCCCTGCCCGCGTACATCACCGGTGGGGGTGGGTTCGGGGTCCCCCCCGGCATCGCCCGGACCATCGGCTACCTGTACCTGCCTACCGGTTTCGACCTGATCGAGTCGACCATCACCGGCGACGGCGGGTTCGGCGGCGGGTTCCACGACGGCCGCCGGGTGCTGAGGTTCGCCGTCGACCTGGCTCCGGGACAGACCGCGACCGCCACCGCGACGGTGCGCTCGGCCGAGCCGGGGGCGCCGGTCCTCGAGCTGATCTCCACGCCGCGTGTGCAGGCGCAGGGCGCAGACGTTGCCGCCCGGTGCGGGGATGCCTAG
- a CDS encoding response regulator transcription factor — protein sequence MTEERQQTAVIIEDDPEIRELVVEVFESAGLRTIAVDNGIDGVEAVRTHDPSVTTLDINMNGIDGLETARRIRSISTTFIIMLSGLGEETDIVLGLGAGADEYVVKPFRPRELRARIEAALRRPRIESAALRPPAPDAHLNPPQSVTPEPLSQSPATSSFPGEADLWVAHRDLRLNAATRTALIADAEVELTRTEFDLLVTLIESKRRVRSKSDLTLVLRGEEAATSYYVGEADKRAVEAHMANLRRKLGDNAADPRYIETVRGVGYRLTP from the coding sequence GTGACTGAAGAGCGCCAACAGACCGCGGTCATCATCGAGGATGATCCCGAGATCCGCGAGCTGGTCGTCGAGGTCTTCGAATCAGCCGGACTGCGCACCATCGCCGTGGACAACGGCATCGACGGCGTCGAGGCGGTGCGAACGCATGACCCCTCGGTGACGACGCTCGATATCAACATGAACGGAATCGACGGACTGGAGACGGCGCGCCGCATCCGCAGCATCAGCACCACCTTCATCATCATGCTCTCCGGCCTGGGCGAAGAGACCGACATCGTCCTGGGCCTGGGCGCCGGCGCCGACGAGTACGTCGTGAAGCCGTTCCGGCCGCGCGAACTGCGCGCGCGGATCGAGGCCGCCCTGCGCCGGCCCCGGATCGAGAGCGCCGCGCTGCGCCCACCGGCACCCGACGCGCACCTGAACCCGCCGCAGTCGGTCACGCCCGAGCCGTTGTCGCAGTCCCCTGCCACGAGCTCGTTCCCGGGCGAGGCCGACCTCTGGGTCGCCCACCGCGACCTCCGACTGAACGCCGCCACCCGCACCGCGCTCATCGCCGACGCCGAGGTCGAGCTGACCCGCACCGAGTTCGATCTGCTCGTCACCCTGATCGAATCGAAGCGGCGGGTGCGCAGCAAGTCCGATCTGACCCTCGTGCTGCGCGGCGAAGAGGCTGCCACGTCCTACTACGTCGGAGAAGCGGACAAGCGGGCGGTCGAAGCGCACATGGCCAATCTCCGCCGCAAGCTCGGCGACAACGCCGCCGACCCTCGCTACATCGAGACGGTGCGCGGCGTCGGGTACCGGCTGACGCCGTAA